One genomic segment of Methanocella sp. includes these proteins:
- a CDS encoding TIR domain-containing protein has protein sequence MVAHSSSDSHLRIFISYGHDEHANFAVKLKEDLLARGHELWFDLDKLKPGMEWERYIEDGLDWASRDGNGRVILIMTPHSVRRPDGFCLNELAMALRKKIKIIPVMLAPCEPPLSICRIQRLDMQDCLPLEERRERYAVKFHMLVEALEHDLRDYEGYETILFNILKPLSFDAEIRYNVDKFTGRQWVFEEIDRWLKIENASRIFWIVGGPGVGKTAISSWLCSHRPEIAALHFCRYDNVEKRDPRRAVMSIAYQLSMQLPDYEERLRRVNMDDLQGLDARTLFDKLIMQPFYANYPSPGRKIVILIDALDEATVDGKNEFANMIATAFERTPGWLRLIVTSRPNPEVMAPLQTYKPFIIDISNPLNNEDIKAYLIRELGQANNTIRLQDVEAIVEKSSGLFLYAEWIAAEIGRGHLSLDRPEEFPHNLGGIYLKLFERQIPDMQEWENTIAPALDVISAALEPLSIDVLASIFKWNIRDKRKFQRELGALFTFDNGIQPFHKSVMDWLTDETKQDSYYVDVNDGNKLLIEHLWEEYKNNRWSQYLISYLPIHLFKAQRWKDLETLLLDLKFIRFASNADKMRLLTQLVAINENSPLKVAKLYGDYLPLEGKDDEDLHAIADLLILGLFFTEGERILSYLLPRYRQSKDHPKLVEALGNMCKSVYWEHDFEKKMVYIQELEDISRKTNDKKALINVLIEKGRIYFLTDSVDRRVRVAKELEQVSRDLGDDYGLVNSLNILATAEISVGNRDRAILLLKEAEQIERARGYIDMLPDNFYYTGQAYYFNGDYIPSIAKMEEGIRISQQIGNKYFKGLMLEYIGLDYEAMGRLDDALLKYDEGAKYTSDRKENFGLSLNLTYKARVLFKKNRIDEAEALVRKALEIAMESGIPTAIQHSLGVLVIILIAKEDSEGAREALDRREKICREMGSPYWINDCLEQRKLLLNDTVCAHTPSN, from the coding sequence ATGGTCGCCCACTCGTCGAGCGATTCTCATCTCCGCATCTTCATTAGCTACGGCCATGATGAACATGCCAACTTCGCGGTCAAGTTAAAGGAAGACCTTTTAGCCCGGGGCCACGAGTTGTGGTTCGACCTGGACAAGCTGAAGCCGGGCATGGAATGGGAACGCTATATCGAGGATGGACTGGACTGGGCTTCCCGGGATGGTAACGGCCGCGTAATCCTAATTATGACTCCTCATTCGGTGCGAAGGCCGGATGGGTTCTGCCTAAACGAATTGGCGATGGCGCTGAGGAAAAAGATCAAGATCATACCCGTCATGCTCGCGCCGTGCGAACCACCTTTAAGCATTTGCCGTATCCAGAGGCTGGACATGCAGGACTGCCTGCCTCTGGAAGAAAGACGGGAAAGGTATGCTGTAAAGTTCCATATGCTCGTCGAAGCCCTGGAGCATGATTTGCGGGATTATGAGGGCTATGAGACTATTCTTTTCAACATTTTAAAGCCATTGTCCTTCGATGCCGAGATCCGATATAACGTTGATAAGTTCACGGGCCGTCAATGGGTATTCGAGGAGATAGACCGCTGGCTGAAGATTGAGAATGCGTCTCGTATCTTCTGGATCGTAGGAGGCCCGGGCGTGGGCAAAACGGCGATATCCTCATGGCTATGTTCACATCGTCCGGAGATTGCCGCATTGCATTTCTGCCGCTATGACAACGTGGAGAAGCGAGATCCACGTCGAGCCGTTATGAGTATTGCTTATCAGTTGAGCATGCAGTTGCCGGACTATGAGGAAAGGCTGCGCCGGGTGAACATGGATGACTTGCAGGGATTGGACGCCCGGACGTTGTTCGACAAGCTCATCATGCAGCCTTTCTACGCCAATTACCCCAGCCCGGGGCGTAAGATTGTCATCCTCATCGATGCTTTGGACGAGGCCACGGTCGATGGGAAGAATGAGTTTGCAAACATGATCGCCACTGCATTTGAACGGACTCCCGGCTGGCTACGCCTGATCGTAACGAGCAGACCCAACCCGGAAGTCATGGCGCCATTGCAGACGTACAAGCCCTTCATTATTGATATCTCGAACCCCCTGAACAATGAGGATATCAAAGCATACCTTATCAGGGAACTGGGGCAGGCAAATAATACCATAAGATTACAGGATGTCGAGGCTATTGTGGAGAAAAGTAGTGGACTTTTTCTTTATGCCGAGTGGATCGCCGCCGAGATTGGAAGAGGCCATCTTTCGCTGGACAGGCCCGAAGAGTTCCCCCATAATCTGGGAGGGATATACCTAAAACTGTTCGAGAGGCAGATCCCCGACATGCAGGAATGGGAAAACACGATAGCGCCAGCCCTGGATGTTATATCAGCCGCCCTGGAACCGTTGAGCATTGATGTGCTCGCCTCTATTTTCAAGTGGAACATCAGGGATAAGCGGAAATTCCAGCGGGAACTGGGAGCGCTATTCACCTTTGATAATGGTATACAGCCATTCCACAAGTCCGTCATGGACTGGCTTACCGATGAGACGAAGCAGGATTCATATTATGTTGATGTAAATGATGGTAACAAGCTACTCATTGAACATCTCTGGGAAGAATATAAAAACAATAGGTGGTCCCAATACCTTATCAGCTACCTGCCCATTCACCTTTTCAAGGCCCAGCGCTGGAAAGACCTTGAAACACTACTCCTGGATTTGAAGTTTATTAGATTTGCTAGCAATGCGGATAAGATGCGGCTGCTGACACAGCTGGTCGCGATAAATGAAAATTCCCCGTTAAAGGTGGCGAAACTCTATGGGGATTACCTCCCTCTGGAGGGTAAGGATGATGAAGATCTGCATGCGATCGCAGATTTACTGATACTTGGTTTATTTTTCACCGAGGGCGAACGTATTTTAAGTTATTTATTACCACGTTATAGGCAATCCAAAGATCATCCTAAACTGGTAGAGGCTTTAGGCAATATGTGCAAAAGCGTTTATTGGGAACATGACTTTGAGAAAAAAATGGTTTATATTCAAGAGTTGGAGGATATAAGCCGAAAGACCAACGATAAAAAAGCATTGATTAACGTGCTTATCGAAAAAGGCAGGATTTACTTTCTTACGGATAGCGTAGATAGAAGAGTGAGAGTAGCCAAGGAACTCGAACAAGTTTCCCGTGATCTGGGGGACGATTACGGTCTTGTAAATAGTCTTAATATTTTGGCTACTGCGGAGATTAGCGTTGGTAATCGGGACAGGGCAATTTTGTTATTGAAGGAAGCTGAGCAGATTGAAAGGGCACGTGGATACATCGATATGTTACCGGATAACTTCTATTATACGGGGCAGGCGTATTATTTTAATGGCGATTATATACCCTCTATAGCTAAAATGGAGGAAGGAATCAGAATTAGCCAGCAAATTGGGAATAAATATTTTAAAGGTCTCATGTTAGAATATATCGGATTAGATTATGAGGCTATGGGCCGGCTTGATGATGCTCTTTTAAAATATGATGAAGGAGCAAAGTATACCTCTGATAGAAAAGAAAATTTTGGTTTGAGTTTAAACCTAACGTATAAGGCAAGGGTTCTTTTCAAGAAAAATAGGATAGATGAAGCTGAGGCATTGGTCCGAAAAGCGTTGGAAATTGCTATGGAATCTGGAATCCCTACGGCCATTCAGCATTCATTGGGTGTTCTAGTTATTATTCTGATTGCTAAGGAAGATAGTGAAGGGGCTAGAGAAGCTTTAGATCGCAGGGAAAAAATCTGCCGTGAAATGGGTAGCCCATATTGGATTAATGACTGCTTGGAACAGCGTAAACTTCTATTAAATGACACGGTTTGCGCCCATACCCCTAGCAATTGA
- a CDS encoding ABC transporter ATP-binding protein, which produces MIKLTGVSKLYKDFEAVKDLNLEVQDGEILGIIGHNGAGKSTTLKMMVGLISPTSGKVVIMGRDMEKDGTYVKRYLGYLPEESPLYENMTVSEYLRFFSELYDMPPAKASERIKLLLDSLKLPERNKLCGELSKGMKRKVAIARALLHDPKVLVLDEPSSGLDPLTSFFIVDYLRSLKKEGKTIVLSAHNLFHVEYVCDRVAILKNGRLLVCDTMDKIRKDLGNREYEVKFMTGERLDYEMKDGNYIYRTADVGEIATLLKDISEHNWALVDMSMKESALEDIYVKLMVE; this is translated from the coding sequence ATGATTAAACTGACTGGCGTGAGCAAGTTATATAAAGATTTTGAGGCCGTAAAGGACCTGAACCTCGAGGTGCAGGACGGGGAGATCCTGGGCATTATCGGCCACAACGGCGCCGGCAAGAGCACCACGCTCAAGATGATGGTAGGCCTGATCAGCCCCACCTCGGGCAAAGTGGTAATCATGGGCCGGGACATGGAAAAGGACGGCACTTACGTGAAGCGTTACCTGGGATACCTTCCTGAGGAGAGCCCCCTCTACGAGAACATGACCGTGAGCGAGTACCTGCGGTTTTTTTCTGAATTGTACGACATGCCCCCGGCGAAGGCGAGCGAGCGCATAAAACTGCTGCTGGACTCGCTGAAGCTCCCAGAGCGGAATAAGCTGTGCGGCGAGCTCTCCAAAGGCATGAAAAGAAAGGTCGCCATCGCCAGGGCTTTACTCCACGACCCGAAGGTGCTGGTGCTGGACGAGCCCAGCTCGGGCCTGGACCCGCTGACCTCGTTCTTCATCGTCGACTACCTGCGGAGCCTGAAAAAAGAGGGCAAGACCATCGTGCTGAGTGCCCACAACCTGTTCCACGTCGAGTACGTCTGCGACCGGGTGGCCATCCTGAAGAATGGCAGGCTGCTGGTCTGCGATACGATGGATAAGATAAGAAAGGACCTGGGTAACCGGGAGTACGAGGTCAAGTTCATGACTGGCGAGCGGCTGGACTACGAAATGAAGGACGGCAACTATATTTACCGTACGGCCGACGTCGGCGAGATCGCCACCCTGCTCAAGGACATTTCCGAGCACAACTGGGCGCTCGTGGACATGTCGATGAAGGAGTCGGCCCTCGAGGACATTTATGTGAAGCTCATGGTGGAGTGA
- a CDS encoding class I SAM-dependent methyltransferase, translated as MPEKPDYGNWVSMRLVFLPALIGLVLLILALLFPMIVILAALFLLMAAYFAYARWLFSARGGDVQDKVYGLVLEHLDWNGQGRLLDVGCGSGALTIKLAKKYPDARLTGVDYWGASWEYSKKVCEKNAAIEGVNGRITFQQASALKLPFEDETFDAIVSNLTFHEVRDAKDKKELIREALRVLRKGGTFTFQDLFLIKRAYGTPEELVNAIKGWGISDVEFIDTHNEPFIPGALKLPFMVGTISIIKGKK; from the coding sequence TTGCCTGAGAAGCCGGACTATGGTAACTGGGTTTCGATGAGGCTGGTATTCCTGCCGGCCCTGATAGGCCTGGTATTACTTATCCTGGCGCTGCTATTCCCTATGATCGTCATCCTGGCCGCACTTTTCTTGCTCATGGCGGCATATTTCGCTTACGCGAGATGGCTTTTTTCCGCCCGGGGAGGCGACGTGCAGGATAAGGTCTACGGCCTTGTGCTGGAACACCTCGACTGGAACGGCCAGGGCCGGCTGCTCGACGTAGGCTGCGGCAGCGGTGCGCTCACCATTAAGCTGGCGAAGAAATATCCGGACGCCCGCCTCACCGGCGTCGATTACTGGGGAGCGAGCTGGGAATACTCTAAAAAAGTCTGCGAAAAGAACGCGGCCATTGAAGGCGTGAACGGCCGCATCACGTTCCAGCAGGCCAGCGCCTTAAAGCTGCCCTTCGAGGACGAGACGTTCGATGCCATCGTGAGCAACCTCACGTTCCACGAAGTCCGGGACGCGAAAGATAAGAAAGAGCTGATCCGGGAGGCGCTGCGCGTTCTCAGGAAGGGCGGGACATTCACGTTTCAGGACCTGTTCTTGATAAAAAGGGCTTATGGCACGCCCGAAGAGCTCGTCAATGCGATTAAGGGCTGGGGGATCAGCGATGTCGAGTTCATCGATACGCATAATGAGCCATTTATCCCGGGGGCTCTCAAGCTACCATTCATGGTGGGCACGATAAGTATTATAAAAGGAAAAAAGTAG
- a CDS encoding MvaI/BcnI family restriction endonuclease, giving the protein MKVYTKDELIIKLKEIKKMGWVECTRPSNDGCVGNTLEDLLGIEENNIPLADSGDWEIKSRRSTTGSLTTLLHWEPSPQAVRFVPGILLPKYGWPHDTMPAELSFRQTIKATQRTDRGFTIIVNHERKRIEVSFDAKAVSPRHSEWLKSVEKRVGLGELDPQPYWGFDDFFQKLGLKLLNCVYVKADVKKGEALSKTRIDGRSSNVEYYRYDNIFMLSNLDQEKIISAVEDGKIYVDFDARTHHNHGTKFRMVQDTLPELYGNVTQIN; this is encoded by the coding sequence ATGAAGGTTTACACAAAGGACGAACTGATAATAAAGTTAAAAGAAATTAAAAAAATGGGGTGGGTTGAGTGTACCCGTCCATCTAATGATGGATGTGTCGGTAATACTCTCGAAGACCTCCTCGGTATTGAAGAAAATAATATACCTTTAGCGGATAGCGGCGACTGGGAAATAAAATCCCGGAGGTCAACGACGGGCTCTTTAACTACTCTTTTACACTGGGAACCTTCACCACAAGCCGTAAGATTTGTGCCTGGCATATTGTTACCAAAATACGGCTGGCCACACGATACAATGCCCGCCGAATTGAGCTTTAGGCAGACGATAAAGGCAACCCAGAGAACCGATAGGGGCTTTACTATCATTGTCAACCATGAGCGTAAGCGTATCGAAGTATCCTTCGACGCAAAAGCAGTATCTCCCCGGCACAGCGAGTGGCTAAAAAGTGTTGAAAAGAGAGTCGGCCTGGGAGAATTAGATCCGCAACCATACTGGGGGTTTGATGACTTTTTCCAGAAGCTTGGTTTGAAGCTGCTTAATTGTGTCTATGTTAAAGCGGATGTGAAAAAGGGCGAAGCTTTATCAAAGACCAGGATTGACGGCCGTAGTTCAAACGTCGAATATTACAGGTATGATAATATCTTCATGTTGTCTAACCTGGATCAAGAAAAGATAATTAGCGCTGTCGAAGACGGTAAGATCTACGTGGATTTCGATGCAAGAACACACCATAATCACGGCACCAAGTTCCGAATGGTCCAGGATACATTACCTGAGCTCTATGGCAATGTGACTCAAATAAATTAA
- a CDS encoding HIT family protein, with the protein MMPDGLCAENIEDLLPMLSKSVMDRSGDMRLPYKVNVDPECSFCKKNKQIYLTDHEYEHPEPTFIKRLPASVAALSYEQDYPGRSVLVLRDHETSLTYLLEHKFLLYIAFMEDVSAVSEAIYRTLKPVKINYMVLMNQNDHFHMHLVPRYKYEGDKVLTPPVFRGTSELQSDFDYRSLALRIRHNLPRKQSEFGECIEELINSGLPP; encoded by the coding sequence ATGATGCCTGACGGCCTGTGCGCGGAGAACATCGAGGACCTGCTGCCCATGCTATCGAAGTCGGTCATGGACCGCAGCGGAGACATGCGCCTGCCCTATAAAGTGAACGTGGACCCGGAGTGCAGCTTTTGTAAAAAGAATAAACAGATATACCTGACGGACCACGAGTATGAGCACCCCGAGCCGACCTTCATCAAGCGCCTGCCGGCCAGCGTCGCCGCTCTCAGCTATGAGCAGGACTACCCTGGCCGCTCGGTGCTCGTCCTGCGGGACCACGAGACCAGCCTGACCTATTTACTGGAGCATAAGTTCTTATTGTATATCGCCTTCATGGAGGACGTTTCGGCTGTGTCCGAGGCCATCTACAGGACGCTGAAGCCGGTGAAAATTAACTATATGGTCCTCATGAACCAGAACGACCACTTCCACATGCACCTCGTACCCCGCTACAAGTACGAGGGCGATAAGGTGCTTACGCCGCCCGTGTTCCGGGGCACTTCGGAGCTGCAGTCGGACTTCGACTACCGCTCGCTGGCGCTGAGGATCCGGCACAACCTGCCCAGAAAACAGTCCGAGTTCGGCGAGTGCATCGAGGAATTGATAAATTCGGGGCTGCCTCCATGA
- a CDS encoding DNA methyltransferase yields the protein MMESGLNDSDKLNNDPLKPLNINHIKTCDCEPNHLNCMTAKEWLKSQLGVWEFFYEGRDIRDKEVHPATFPISLSKKVIELFTHKGELVLDPFVGSGTTLVAAQDLDRNAVGFDLQDKYIALCKQRLINSRLFNTSQQLAIKDDARNIPQYFKPETVSLIWTSPPYANLLNRKRKNKSRRNRDNGQLGKIEQYSQDERDLGTKSLEDYAIAMGDIFEGLLPLLKPRAHCVINVPDMWWENQRITIHVSLIEELRKRGYELRNIIIWDRTNVVNQIGIFGWPCNYITMGVTFEYLLDFWKPESSETGNKIKKDGKKSKTDGLIDEGLHKGRTDNKVKRN from the coding sequence ATGATGGAGTCCGGATTAAACGATTCTGATAAACTTAATAATGATCCATTAAAACCGCTTAACATCAATCACATTAAGACCTGCGATTGCGAGCCAAATCACCTTAATTGTATGACCGCTAAGGAATGGCTAAAAAGCCAGCTTGGCGTCTGGGAATTCTTTTATGAAGGGCGGGATATTCGGGATAAAGAGGTACACCCAGCGACTTTTCCTATATCCTTATCTAAAAAAGTAATAGAGCTTTTCACCCATAAGGGTGAGCTTGTGCTTGACCCTTTCGTGGGCAGCGGCACAACTCTGGTGGCGGCACAGGACCTGGACCGTAATGCCGTCGGATTTGATTTACAGGACAAGTACATTGCCCTGTGCAAACAAAGATTAATTAACTCTCGGCTATTCAATACGTCCCAGCAATTAGCGATTAAGGACGATGCCAGAAACATCCCGCAATATTTCAAGCCCGAGACGGTCAGTCTTATCTGGACTTCTCCCCCGTATGCGAACCTTCTTAACCGGAAGAGGAAGAACAAATCAAGAAGAAACCGGGATAACGGGCAGCTCGGAAAAATCGAACAGTATAGCCAGGATGAACGGGACTTAGGCACTAAATCGCTGGAAGACTATGCCATAGCGATGGGAGATATTTTCGAGGGCCTTTTACCGTTATTGAAACCCCGGGCTCATTGCGTTATAAACGTGCCGGATATGTGGTGGGAAAACCAGCGGATAACCATACACGTATCATTAATTGAGGAATTGAGAAAAAGGGGTTATGAGCTAAGAAATATTATAATCTGGGACCGGACCAACGTGGTTAATCAGATCGGCATTTTTGGATGGCCCTGTAATTACATTACAATGGGCGTGACCTTCGAGTACCTCCTGGATTTCTGGAAGCCGGAAAGTTCGGAGACCGGAAATAAAATTAAGAAGGATGGCAAAAAGAGTAAGACTGATGGTCTGATTGATGAAGGTTTACACAAAGGACGAACTGATAATAAAGTTAAAAGAAATTAA
- a CDS encoding phosphoribosyltransferase — translation MDPYKHEHTGTIELSWAQLGDILTAMAETIGKEWRPDIVIGIAKGGVVPGIFLSSAFLVDFFPIKLSSRHNEQVVGEEPEWYVRPTEHVKGKKVLLVDDICIARQDIWQGSSGIERDRCRRGQDCGDSCPQRQCPPRFCRNRY, via the coding sequence ATGGACCCATATAAACATGAACATACAGGTACCATAGAGCTTTCCTGGGCACAGCTCGGCGATATCCTGACGGCCATGGCGGAAACGATAGGAAAGGAATGGCGCCCAGACATCGTGATCGGCATTGCTAAAGGAGGCGTGGTCCCCGGCATTTTTCTTAGCTCCGCGTTCCTGGTCGACTTCTTCCCTATCAAGCTCTCGTCCCGCCATAACGAGCAGGTCGTGGGGGAAGAGCCAGAATGGTACGTCCGTCCGACTGAACATGTTAAGGGTAAGAAAGTGCTGCTGGTGGACGATATCTGCATTGCCCGGCAGGACATTTGGCAGGGCAGTTCCGGAATTGAACGAGATAGGTGTCGCCGAGGTCAGGACTGCGGCGATAGCTGTCCACAGCGGCAGTGTCCGCCCAGATTTTGTCGGAATCGTTACTGA
- a CDS encoding ABC transporter permease produces the protein MATMKKILQLAKREVGRFRTRFSGGSTLVILLLLAVTLMISYFVAQQGLVLGKDIYYIGVSPGGPSIDDSRFHVQVLDYADGVKMLNSRSIDLYLYNETAITRNDDRSRYAEGALKQYLTKAETTRMIVDYDINQSFPLRVEVIKGTSPAATPAATSIAATPTPAPSVDTSSAVLQQISEAQNGSSTKFKAEFVSDNEIIVPSLMTSPMPLSQVVLAFLYVVPMLFMGIFFNSSFMEEKTNRKLNILMSAPVTPLDIISGKMLPYVGFSLVVVVILTLILGGDVLLALAIFLPVILFIFSIYLIVSLVYRTFKDQTFFSMAAITFVTGYLVLPALLTGINNVSYISPLTLAVQMYRGESFGISEYLLSTVPMYLVFGLSLFVGTRIFNEEYLMSFGPLYRKVGDALYLAIDRAHPYISIGLLGLFAIPIVFMVQMIIAILSLIIPVSMPTMVYLAILLALCVIVEEVAKSAGIATLLENKKVASTKMLIGLAAASALGFFIGEKLLLYVSLSVVSNVVLIEALGSAGLLIIPLVAHFVFTSTVCLATQKLGVKYYPLAIFAGSILHFLYNFVILAQQMGMV, from the coding sequence ATGGCCACGATGAAAAAAATATTGCAGTTAGCGAAAAGGGAGGTAGGCCGGTTCAGAACGCGGTTCAGCGGAGGCTCCACGCTTGTCATCCTGCTCCTGCTCGCCGTTACTCTTATGATCTCCTATTTCGTGGCCCAGCAGGGCCTCGTGCTGGGCAAGGATATTTACTACATCGGCGTCTCACCCGGAGGCCCGTCCATTGACGATAGCCGCTTCCATGTCCAGGTCCTGGACTATGCGGATGGCGTAAAAATGCTTAACAGCCGGTCCATCGACCTGTATCTTTATAACGAGACGGCCATTACCCGTAACGATGACCGCTCCAGATACGCGGAGGGGGCGCTCAAGCAATACCTGACGAAGGCGGAGACTACCCGGATGATCGTCGATTACGACATCAACCAGTCGTTCCCTCTCAGAGTCGAGGTGATCAAGGGCACATCGCCGGCGGCCACGCCGGCCGCCACGTCCATCGCGGCCACGCCGACGCCCGCCCCGTCGGTAGACACAAGCTCGGCTGTGCTTCAGCAGATCAGCGAAGCGCAGAACGGCAGCAGCACGAAGTTCAAGGCCGAGTTCGTCTCCGATAACGAGATCATTGTACCGTCCCTCATGACCTCGCCCATGCCCCTCTCGCAGGTCGTGCTAGCCTTCCTCTATGTCGTGCCCATGCTGTTCATGGGTATTTTCTTTAACAGCAGCTTCATGGAGGAAAAGACCAACCGCAAGCTGAATATCCTGATGTCCGCGCCGGTCACGCCTCTGGACATCATCTCGGGCAAGATGCTCCCCTATGTCGGCTTCTCGCTCGTCGTCGTCGTGATCCTGACACTAATACTGGGAGGCGACGTGCTGCTTGCGCTGGCCATCTTCCTGCCGGTCATCCTCTTCATCTTCTCCATTTACCTGATCGTATCGCTGGTCTATCGCACGTTCAAGGACCAGACCTTCTTTTCCATGGCCGCCATCACCTTCGTCACCGGGTACCTGGTGCTCCCGGCGCTGCTCACCGGCATCAACAACGTGAGCTACATATCTCCGCTCACGCTTGCCGTCCAGATGTACCGGGGCGAAAGCTTCGGCATCAGCGAGTACTTACTGTCCACTGTGCCGATGTACCTGGTGTTCGGGCTATCGCTGTTCGTGGGGACGCGGATCTTCAACGAGGAGTACCTGATGAGCTTCGGCCCGCTCTACCGTAAGGTCGGGGACGCCCTGTACCTGGCCATCGATCGGGCTCACCCGTACATTTCCATCGGGCTGCTGGGATTATTCGCGATCCCGATCGTCTTCATGGTCCAGATGATCATCGCGATACTCTCGCTCATCATACCCGTGAGCATGCCGACCATGGTCTATTTGGCCATACTGCTCGCGCTCTGCGTCATCGTGGAGGAGGTGGCCAAGTCGGCGGGCATCGCCACGCTGCTCGAGAATAAGAAGGTGGCCTCCACGAAGATGCTCATCGGCCTCGCCGCCGCCTCGGCGCTGGGCTTCTTCATCGGCGAGAAGCTGTTACTTTACGTCTCGCTGAGCGTGGTCTCGAACGTCGTGCTCATCGAGGCCCTCGGGAGCGCGGGATTATTGATAATCCCTCTCGTTGCCCATTTCGTGTTCACCTCCACCGTATGCCTGGCCACGCAGAAGCTGGGCGTCAAGTACTATCCCCTGGCTATTTTCGCGGGCTCCATCCTGCATTTCCTGTATAACTTCGTCATTCTCGCGCAGCAGATGGGGATGGTCTGA
- a CDS encoding twin-arginine translocase TatA/TatE family subunit — protein MAMIGPTEILLIFIVIVLLFGATKLPELARSMGQSMGEFKVGQMEAEKRYENMKNQVNQPAQSADDIALTRAQRMAKNLNIDIKGKSDEQLLAEIEKKLAEQEVASKK, from the coding sequence ATGGCAATGATCGGCCCCACTGAAATCTTACTCATATTCATCGTGATCGTGCTGTTGTTCGGAGCCACGAAGCTCCCGGAGCTGGCGCGCTCCATGGGCCAGTCCATGGGCGAGTTCAAGGTGGGCCAGATGGAGGCCGAGAAGCGGTACGAGAACATGAAGAACCAGGTGAACCAGCCCGCGCAGTCGGCTGACGATATAGCTTTGACCCGTGCCCAGCGGATGGCGAAGAACCTGAACATCGATATCAAGGGCAAGTCCGACGAGCAGCTTCTCGCTGAAATTGAAAAGAAGCTGGCGGAGCAGGAAGTCGCCTCCAAAAAGTAA
- a CDS encoding peroxiredoxin has product MKTRSIILVFLVGIVTLLLIYMSLSAGVTAQKTPITSTGTGLRTSWLNINDKIPAFEADAFYKNNVTRINISDYRGKWLVFIFYPADFTFVCPTELEEMASLYKNFTGEGAEVFSVSRDTVYVHKAWHDSDPRIKKVEFPMLSDTIGDICRAFGTYNQSSGLSQRASFIFDPDGNLRAMELHDDGFGRNTKELLRELEALKFVRENKGKVCPADWKPGDEAIRIS; this is encoded by the coding sequence GTGAAGACAAGGTCAATAATACTTGTATTTCTCGTGGGCATTGTCACCCTGCTGTTAATCTATATGTCATTATCGGCCGGCGTTACGGCACAAAAAACGCCGATTACCAGCACCGGGACAGGGTTACGAACTTCCTGGCTGAATATCAACGATAAGATACCCGCCTTTGAAGCAGACGCTTTCTATAAGAACAATGTCACCAGGATCAATATCAGCGATTACAGGGGCAAATGGCTTGTCTTCATCTTCTACCCGGCCGACTTCACCTTCGTCTGCCCTACTGAATTGGAGGAGATGGCTTCCCTTTACAAAAACTTCACTGGCGAGGGCGCCGAAGTTTTCAGCGTCAGCCGCGACACGGTCTACGTCCATAAGGCATGGCATGACTCCGATCCCCGGATAAAAAAGGTCGAGTTCCCCATGCTCAGCGATACCATAGGCGACATCTGCCGGGCTTTCGGGACATATAACCAAAGCAGTGGCCTTTCACAGCGGGCGAGCTTTATCTTCGATCCCGACGGCAACCTCAGGGCGATGGAACTCCATGACGACGGCTTCGGCCGGAACACAAAAGAGCTACTGCGTGAGTTAGAGGCATTGAAGTTCGTCCGGGAGAACAAAGGGAAAGTGTGTCCTGCAGACTGGAAGCCCGGAGATGAAGCAATCCGGATCAGCTGA